The DNA window GGGAGTTTGACAGCCCGAAAGATAAGCTCATTTGGGATGTCGGACATCAGTCGTACGTGCATAAAATTTTGACCGGGCGCGCCGCCGAGTTTGATACGCTTCGCCAGTATAAAGGGCTGTCCGGATTTCCGAAGCGGAGCGAAAGCGAGCATGACGTCTGGGAAACGGGCCATAGCTCGACATCGCTGTCGGCAGCGATGGGGATGGCGATCGCCCGCGATTTGAAAGGGACGGACGAATACATTGTCCCGATCATCGGCGATGGGGCGTTAACCGGCGGGATGGCGCTTGAGGCGCTCAACCATATCGGCCATGAAAAAACCGATATGATCGTGATCTTAAACGATAATGAAATGTCGATCGCCCCGAACGTCGGAGCGTTGCACAACATTCTCGGCCGGCTGCGCACCGCCGGCAAATACCAATGGGTGAAAGACGAGCTCGAGCTGCTGCTCAAACGCATTCCGGCAGTCGGCGGCAAGCTGGCGGCAACGGCTGAACGGCTGAAGGACAGCTTAAAGTATTTGCTCGTTTCCGGCGTGTTTTTTGAAGAGCTCGGGTTTACGTATTTAGGCCCGGTTGACGGCCATGATTTTGATGATTTATTCGAAAACTTGCGCTACGCGAAGAAGATGAAAGGCCCGGTTCTTGTGCACGTGATGACGAAAAAAGGAAAAGGCTACAGCCCGGCGGAGAACGACAAAGTCGGCACGTGGCACGGCACAGGGCCATACAAAATCGAAACCGGCGCCTTTGTCAAGACGAAAGAAGCAGGACCGTCATGGAGCGCGTTAGTCAGTGAAACCGTTCGCCGGCTCGCCCGCACCGACCCGCGCATTGTCGCCATTACACCGGCGATGCCGGTCGGCTCGAAGCTGGAAGGGTTTGCGAGCGAATTTCCGGATCGGATGTTTGATGTCGGCATCGCCGAACAGCATGCGACGACGCTCGCGGCCGGGCTGGCCACGCAAGGGATGAAACCGTTTTTGGCCATTTACTCGACGTTTTTGCAGCGCGCCTATGACCAAGTCGTCCATGATGTATGCCGGCAAAACTTAAACGTCTTTTTCGCCATCGACCGCGCCGGACTTGTCGGCGCTGACGGCGAAACGCATCAAGGGGTGTTTGACATCGCCTTTTTGCGTCATGTGCCGAACCTTGTTTTGATGATGCCGAAGGACGAAAACGAAGGCCAGCATATGGTATACACGGCCATCCGCTATGACGGCGGGCCGATCGCCATGCGTTTCCCGCGCGGCAACGGGCTTGGCGTTCCGCTTGACGAGGAGCTGAAAGAAATTCCGATCGGCACATGGGAAGTGCTGCGCGACGGCAGCGATGCGGTAATTTTGACGTTTGGGACGACGATTTCGATGGCGCTTGAGGCGGCTGAACAGCTGGCGAGAGACGGCGTGTCGGTGAAAGTCGTCAACGCTCGTTTTCTGAAGCCGATGGATGAAGCGATGCTTCACGAACTGCTCGCGGACCGTCTCCCGATCTTAACGATCGAAGAGGCGGTATTGCAAGGCGGTTTCGGCAGCGCCGTGCTTGAATTTGCCCATGACCATGGCTACCACCAGGCCGTCATTGAACGGATGGGCATTCCGGATCGCTTTATCGAGCACGGAAGCGTCAGCGAGCTGCTGCGTGAAATCGGGCTGACGGCTGCCCATGTCGCTGACCGCATTAAAACGATCGTGCCAAGAAAACAGAAAAGGGCTTGAGACAGATGAAAGGAAAGAAAGAACGGCTCGATGTATTGCTTGTCGAACGCGGGTTGGCGGAAACGAGGGAGAAGGCGAAGCGGGCGATCATGGCCGGACTCGTCTACTCTAACGACGTCCGGCTCGAGAAGCCCGGGGAAAAAGTGCCGGCTGACATCCCGCTTCAAGTGAAAGGCAACCCGCTTCCATATGTCAGCCGCGGCGGTTTGAAACTGGAAAAAGCGCTGCGCGAGTTTCACATTAGCGTCCAGGATAAAATTGTGCTTGATATCGGCGCGTCGACTGGCGGATTTACGGACTGCGCGCTGCAGCACGGGGCGAGGCTGTCGTACGCCGTTGACGTCGGCTACAACCAGCTCGCTTGGAAGCTGCGCCAAGACGAGCGTGTTGTGGTAATGGAGCGGACAAACTTCCGTTACGTGACGCCGGATTTGTTCACGAAGGGGCTGCCGGAAGTGGCGGTCATTGACGTGTCGTTCATTTCGCTTCGGCTCATTTTGCCTGTCGTCAAGACGGTGATCGTGCCGGGCGGCGATGTGATCGCCCTCGTCAAGCCGCAGTTTGAAGCCGGCAAGGAGAACGTTGGCAAAAAAGGGATCGTCCGCGATCCGGACGTCCACCGGGAAGTGCTTGAGTCGATCGTTCAATTCGCCTGCGCCGAAGGGTTCGATGTCCTCCATTTATCTTATTCGCCGATCACCGGCGGCGACGGCAACATTGAGTTTTTGCTTCATGCCGTCTATCCCGGGGGAGATCGGGAAGGCGAAAACCGTCTTTCAGCGCCGATCGTGCGCATCGTGAACGAGGCGCACGATCGCTTGCGGAATGGGGAACGGGAATCAGATGCGGAATAATATCTTCCACGAAAAAGGACGAAACCCCGCGGGCCGGAACGGCCAGAAAACCGGCATCTTTGAAAGCGAGGAGGTGGCCCGATTTGAACAAAGGACAAAGGCATATTAAAATTCGCGAAATCATTATGAACAACGACATCGAAACGCAAGACGAGCTCGTCGACCGGCTGAAAGAAGCCGGCTTTAACGTTACCCAAGCGACCGTCTCGCGCGACATTAAAGAGATGCAGCTCGTCAAAGTGCCGATGGCCAACGGCCGCTACAAATACAGCCTTCCGTCCGACCAGCGATTCAATCCGCTGCAGAAGCTGAAGCGGGCGCTTGTCGACGTGTTCATTAAGCTAGACGGAACCGGCAACTTGCTCGTGTTGCGGACGTTGCCGGGCAACGCCCACGCCATCGGTGTCTTGCTCGACAATTTGGATTGGAACGAAATCGTCGGCACGATTTGCGGCGATGATACGTGCCTGATCATTTGCCGAACGCCGAAAGACGCAAAAAAAGTGTCCAACCAGCTGCTGTCCATGCTCTAACCGAGGACCGGCCCGACGTTCCGCCCCGCGCTAGGGAGAGGGAAAACGGGAGCGGTCCTTCGTTGTCAATTCGAACGTATGTGCTATAATAAAGAATGTGATGGACAAGGCATGCGCCATTCAAACGTTCAAGGGGTGATGGAATGCTCGCCGAGCTGTCGATTAAAAATTTCGCGATTATTGAATCGTTATCGTTGTCCTTTGACAAAGGGCTGACAGTGTTAACCGGCGAAACAGGGGCGGGCAAATCGATCATCATCGACGCGATTCATCTGTTGATCGGCGGGCGCGGTTCCGCCGAATTTGTCCGTTTCGGCGCGGAAAAGGCGGAAATCGAAGGGCTGTTTTTGCTTGACGATGAGCGCCATCCATGTTGCCAAAAATGCGCCGAGGTCGGCATCGATGCGAGCGAAGGGATGGTCGTTTTGCGCCGCGACATTTTGGCTAACGGCAAAAGCGTCTGCCGCATTAACGGCAAGCTGGTGACGACGGCCGTCCTGCGCGAAATTGGAGCGACGCTTGTCGATATTCACGGCCAGCATGAACATCAAGAGCTGATGGATCCGTCCCGCCATTTGCCGCTTCTGGATGAATTCGGCGGCGCGGAGACGGCTGAAGCGCTCGCACGCTACCGCGCTGTGTATGAACAACATGAAGCGCTGGCGAAAAAGTTGAAAAAGCTGAGTGAAAATGAGCAGCAAATGGCGCACCGGCTCGATCTATTGACATTTCAGCTGCGCGAAATCGAACAGGCGGCAATCGAGACGGGAGAAGACGAGCGGCTGATGGAAGAAAAAGTGCGCATTGTCAATTTTCAAAAGATATATGAAGCCATCCAGAAAAGCTATGGGGCGCTTGCCGGTGAAGGGCGCGGCCTTGACTCGATCCGAGAGGCGATGAGCCACCTCGATGATGTCGCTGCGCTGGATGCCGCGCTGAAGGAAGCGCACGAAACGGTCGCCAACAGCTACTACTTGCTTGAAGAAGTGGTGTACAAGCTGCGCGACCAGCTTGAGGAGCTTGAATACGACCCGGCGCGGCTTGACGCCATCGAAAGCCGCCTCGCCGAAATTCAGCAGTTAAAACGGAAATACGGTGCAACGATCGCTGATATTTTGCAATATGCCGAGGCGATTGCTGAGGAAATCGAGACGATTGAAAACCGCGAGACGCATGTGCATGAACTTGAGCGGCAGCTTGCGGCGGTGACGGGGGATTTGCTTATTGAGGCGAAACGGGTGACCAACGTCCGACAGACGTACGCCCGGGAGTTGATCGAGCGCATTCACCAAGAGTTGAAAGATTTGTACATGGAGAAAACGCAGTTCGACATCATTTTTGCGAAGCGTGAAGGACCGCTCGATGCCCCGTTAGTCGACGGCGTGCCAGTCAAGTTTCACGAAGATGGCATCGACGTCGTCGAGTTTTACATTTCGACGAACGTCGGTGAGCCGTTGAAGCCGCTCGCGAAAGTGGCTTCGGGCGGTGAATTGTCACGGATCATGCTGGCGTTGAAAACGATTTTTTCCAAACACCAAGGGGTGACGTCGATTATTTTCGACGAGGTGGATACGGGCGTCAGCGGCCGCGTCGCCCAAGCGATCGCCGAAAAAATTTACCGCATTGCCAGCGGTTCACAAGTGCTTTGCATTTCTCATCTGCCGCAAGTGGCCGCCATGGCGGACACCCATTTATTGATCGCCAAAGAAACGGACGGAACGCGGACGAAGACAGTGGTGAAAAAGTTGGATGAGGAGGAGAAGGTGAAAGAAATCGGACGGATGATTTCCGGCGTCGAAATGACGGAGCTGACAAAACAGCACGCCAAAGAGCTGTTGGAACTGGCGGCCAAAATGAAACAATAACCGTTCGTTCAACGCGACGCCGCTCCACCTGACGATGGGCGTGTCCCCCGCCAGGCCGTCTGATCCGACGGCAGGCGTTTCATGTGCTGCCTGGATGCAAGGCCATCCATTCCGGGCAGCTTTTTTTATAAGCGCCGCGATTATATTTTCCCCTGTTCAGGCAAAATTAAAACTGTAACCGTTTTTGCATGGTGTAGGCGGGAGCGAGGAGAGTGAACGACATTGAATAAAGAAACGGCGCGAAAAATCGCAGGAGTGCTTCTCCTTGGCATATTGATGGCGATCGGTTTTTCTAAGCCGATGAAGGAATATTGGCAAATTCCAAAGCAGCTTGTACTGTTTGAGGGCGACGCGGTCAAGTTTGAAGCCGCCCCCCTTCCGGTGCAAGCGGCCGCTAATGACCGAAACGCTCCCGAAACGCTCCAAGTTGAGCGAAAAAACGGTTCACTGTCTGTGAAGGCGAAACAGCATGGACATGAAACAATGGTGCTGCAGGTTGCCGGAATGCCGATTAAGCAAGTGGATGTCAAGGTATTGCCGACGCTGAAAGTCATTCCCGGCGGGCAATCGATCGGCGTGAAGCTCAACACGGTGGGCGTTCTCGTCGTTGGTTACCATCTTGTGGAAACAGGCAATGGCAAAAAATCGCCGGGGGAAGCGGCCGGCATCCAAGTCGGCGATATCATTACCGGCATTAACGGCCAAAAAATTGAAAATATGAGCGATCTTTCCCCTTTCATTGAGGAAGCTGGCAAAACAGGAAAACCGCTTCATCTGCAAATTTTGCGCGACCAGCGCTCCATGACGACGAAGCTCATTCCGCTGAAAGACAAGCATGACGATGTGTACCGCATTGGCTTATACATCCGCGATTCCGCCGCTGGCATCGGGACGATGACTTTTTATGACCCGAAGTCGAAAAAATACGGCGCGCTCGGCCACGTCATTTCTGATATGGATACAAAAAAGCCGATTGTCGTCCAAAACGGGCAAATTATGCGTTCGACCGTCACGTCGATTGAAAAGGGGACGAGCGGCAATCCGGGCGAAAAACTGGCCCGCTTTTCCGACGGCGAGGAAGTGATCGGCACCATTACGAATAACAGCCCGTTTGGCATTTTCGGCAAGCTGACAAAACCGCTCCCA is part of the Geobacillus sp. 46C-IIa genome and encodes:
- the dxs gene encoding 1-deoxy-D-xylulose-5-phosphate synthase, producing the protein MDLTKIEHPRVVKTMSIPQLKQLSADIRRFLIEKLSKTGGHIGPNLGVVELTIALHREFDSPKDKLIWDVGHQSYVHKILTGRAAEFDTLRQYKGLSGFPKRSESEHDVWETGHSSTSLSAAMGMAIARDLKGTDEYIVPIIGDGALTGGMALEALNHIGHEKTDMIVILNDNEMSIAPNVGALHNILGRLRTAGKYQWVKDELELLLKRIPAVGGKLAATAERLKDSLKYLLVSGVFFEELGFTYLGPVDGHDFDDLFENLRYAKKMKGPVLVHVMTKKGKGYSPAENDKVGTWHGTGPYKIETGAFVKTKEAGPSWSALVSETVRRLARTDPRIVAITPAMPVGSKLEGFASEFPDRMFDVGIAEQHATTLAAGLATQGMKPFLAIYSTFLQRAYDQVVHDVCRQNLNVFFAIDRAGLVGADGETHQGVFDIAFLRHVPNLVLMMPKDENEGQHMVYTAIRYDGGPIAMRFPRGNGLGVPLDEELKEIPIGTWEVLRDGSDAVILTFGTTISMALEAAEQLARDGVSVKVVNARFLKPMDEAMLHELLADRLPILTIEEAVLQGGFGSAVLEFAHDHGYHQAVIERMGIPDRFIEHGSVSELLREIGLTAAHVADRIKTIVPRKQKRA
- a CDS encoding TlyA family RNA methyltransferase — its product is MKGKKERLDVLLVERGLAETREKAKRAIMAGLVYSNDVRLEKPGEKVPADIPLQVKGNPLPYVSRGGLKLEKALREFHISVQDKIVLDIGASTGGFTDCALQHGARLSYAVDVGYNQLAWKLRQDERVVVMERTNFRYVTPDLFTKGLPEVAVIDVSFISLRLILPVVKTVIVPGGDVIALVKPQFEAGKENVGKKGIVRDPDVHREVLESIVQFACAEGFDVLHLSYSPITGGDGNIEFLLHAVYPGGDREGENRLSAPIVRIVNEAHDRLRNGERESDAE
- the ahrC gene encoding transcriptional regulator AhrC/ArgR; this encodes MNKGQRHIKIREIIMNNDIETQDELVDRLKEAGFNVTQATVSRDIKEMQLVKVPMANGRYKYSLPSDQRFNPLQKLKRALVDVFIKLDGTGNLLVLRTLPGNAHAIGVLLDNLDWNEIVGTICGDDTCLIICRTPKDAKKVSNQLLSML
- the recN gene encoding DNA repair protein RecN: MLAELSIKNFAIIESLSLSFDKGLTVLTGETGAGKSIIIDAIHLLIGGRGSAEFVRFGAEKAEIEGLFLLDDERHPCCQKCAEVGIDASEGMVVLRRDILANGKSVCRINGKLVTTAVLREIGATLVDIHGQHEHQELMDPSRHLPLLDEFGGAETAEALARYRAVYEQHEALAKKLKKLSENEQQMAHRLDLLTFQLREIEQAAIETGEDERLMEEKVRIVNFQKIYEAIQKSYGALAGEGRGLDSIREAMSHLDDVAALDAALKEAHETVANSYYLLEEVVYKLRDQLEELEYDPARLDAIESRLAEIQQLKRKYGATIADILQYAEAIAEEIETIENRETHVHELERQLAAVTGDLLIEAKRVTNVRQTYARELIERIHQELKDLYMEKTQFDIIFAKREGPLDAPLVDGVPVKFHEDGIDVVEFYISTNVGEPLKPLAKVASGGELSRIMLALKTIFSKHQGVTSIIFDEVDTGVSGRVAQAIAEKIYRIASGSQVLCISHLPQVAAMADTHLLIAKETDGTRTKTVVKKLDEEEKVKEIGRMISGVEMTELTKQHAKELLELAAKMKQ
- the spoIVB gene encoding SpoIVB peptidase, with the translated sequence MNKETARKIAGVLLLGILMAIGFSKPMKEYWQIPKQLVLFEGDAVKFEAAPLPVQAAANDRNAPETLQVERKNGSLSVKAKQHGHETMVLQVAGMPIKQVDVKVLPTLKVIPGGQSIGVKLNTVGVLVVGYHLVETGNGKKSPGEAAGIQVGDIITGINGQKIENMSDLSPFIEEAGKTGKPLHLQILRDQRSMTTKLIPLKDKHDDVYRIGLYIRDSAAGIGTMTFYDPKSKKYGALGHVISDMDTKKPIVVQNGQIMRSTVTSIEKGTSGNPGEKLARFSDGEEVIGTITNNSPFGIFGKLTKPLPDGPITKPIPVALASQVKEGPAKMLTVVENDKVEQFDVEIVSTIPQKFPATKGLVIRVTDPRLLKKTGGIVQGMSGSPIIQDGKLVGAVTHVFVNDPTSGYGVHIEWMLQEAGIDLYGKQKKAS